Proteins encoded within one genomic window of Pedosphaera parvula Ellin514:
- a CDS encoding beta strand repeat-containing protein, with the protein MLTILLSSLVPAARAATNMTPIAVTGFNRDLVVESTAHGPPYTSYAVELNPGEGNAYYERGLPGYGFGMPSGSFTTTAGDNTIFQFQPYTNNNALVLSSATGLTNGTLTLVTPATYSKIAVLANSAYGTNYSGFLSLNFSDGSTVLTTYYTPDWFANPTNVALKGVSRINLVDGSSDGIPDDPRFYQTTINVAALLGGTNKPLASITFGNAVAGATAIYAVSGQLAPNLAPIALTGFNRDLVIESNASGPPYNSVATELNPGEGTSFYQSGLPGKTYGLPAYGVFSSALDGVTFQFQPYSANNALVLSSTTGLTNGTLSLVAPATYNSIAILANSAGGGGSPNVTFNFADGTSFVATYNAVDWFYNPNFALNGVERIHLNNGATEGAPDNPRFYQTTLNLVTLLGATNKPLASMTFSKAAGAGATAIYAVSGRQGAQTNGSFTLSTVTNAPATGIQTTAATLGGRIVSTGGDDPEVLIYYGAADGGTNAGAWTRRLTLGFQTGSFTQAVAGLSFNTTYYFRSVAVNAAGTVWASTSQSFSTPAPALAVVTNQPASGIQTTSALLGGRVVSTGGDAPLITLYYGPTDGSTNTGAWARNVALGTQTGSFAQVVTGLVSGTTYYFTSKAVNAAGTAWAAGSQSFAPPASNAPPTSLNSVLTYRNDNARTGLNTNETTLTLANVNTNSFGKLFSYALDGYMAAQPLVLPNVAIAGKGIHNVVFAVTEHDSIYAFDADGNGGTNAAPLWQVSFINPAAGITPLDAANDLASWCTFIGPEIGITGTPVIDPATGTIYVEAKTKEVSNNATNFVHRLHALDVTSGAEKFGRSDDHRG; encoded by the coding sequence GAAACGCCTATTACGAGAGAGGCTTGCCCGGTTACGGTTTTGGCATGCCATCAGGCTCATTCACCACCACTGCCGGCGATAATACCATTTTCCAGTTTCAGCCCTACACAAACAACAATGCACTGGTGTTGAGCAGTGCCACAGGCCTCACCAACGGCACACTGACTCTGGTGACGCCTGCGACGTACTCCAAAATCGCCGTGCTCGCCAATTCTGCATATGGCACTAACTACTCTGGATTTCTCAGCTTGAATTTCAGCGACGGTTCCACAGTTCTGACGACGTATTACACGCCAGATTGGTTTGCGAATCCGACCAATGTGGCGTTAAAGGGAGTGTCTCGCATCAACCTCGTGGACGGCAGCAGTGACGGCATACCGGACGATCCGCGATTTTACCAAACCACCATCAATGTGGCCGCGCTTTTGGGCGGGACGAACAAACCACTTGCCAGCATCACGTTTGGCAACGCAGTGGCCGGAGCGACAGCCATTTATGCGGTCAGCGGCCAGCTGGCCCCCAATTTGGCACCGATCGCCCTCACCGGTTTTAATCGTGACCTGGTGATTGAGAGTAATGCGTCCGGTCCACCATACAACAGCGTTGCGACCGAGTTGAATCCGGGCGAAGGGACGTCCTTTTATCAAAGCGGTCTCCCTGGCAAGACATATGGGTTGCCTGCGTACGGAGTGTTTAGCAGCGCGCTGGACGGAGTTACTTTCCAGTTTCAACCTTATAGCGCAAACAATGCGCTGGTATTGAGCAGCACGACCGGCCTGACCAATGGCACATTGTCGCTGGTTGCCCCGGCGACCTACAATAGCATTGCCATTCTCGCCAACTCAGCTGGCGGTGGTGGTTCGCCAAATGTAACTTTTAATTTTGCAGACGGCACCTCGTTCGTCGCGACGTACAATGCAGTAGATTGGTTTTATAATCCAAACTTTGCGCTTAACGGCGTGGAGCGAATCCATTTGAACAACGGCGCCACGGAAGGCGCGCCGGATAATCCGCGCTTTTATCAAACCACACTCAATCTGGTGACCTTACTCGGCGCAACCAACAAGCCATTGGCGAGCATGACTTTCTCGAAAGCAGCAGGAGCTGGGGCCACGGCTATCTATGCGGTGAGTGGCCGGCAAGGCGCGCAAACGAACGGTTCATTCACATTATCAACCGTGACGAATGCACCGGCAACGGGGATTCAAACCACCGCCGCAACGCTTGGCGGACGAATCGTTTCAACCGGCGGGGACGATCCCGAGGTTTTGATTTATTATGGCGCGGCAGATGGTGGGACGAATGCGGGTGCCTGGACGCGCCGTTTGACGCTGGGATTTCAAACCGGCTCATTCACCCAAGCGGTTGCCGGGTTGTCGTTCAACACAACTTATTACTTTCGTAGCGTTGCGGTAAATGCCGCAGGCACCGTGTGGGCCAGTACGTCCCAGAGTTTCAGCACTCCGGCACCCGCCTTGGCGGTAGTAACGAACCAACCGGCCTCGGGCATTCAAACAACCTCTGCCTTGCTCGGAGGAAGAGTGGTCTCCACTGGTGGGGACGCGCCTCTCATCACACTGTATTACGGTCCGACTGACGGCAGCACCAACACGGGAGCCTGGGCGCGGAATGTCGCATTGGGCACACAGACGGGATCGTTCGCTCAAGTCGTCACCGGGCTGGTTTCTGGCACGACATACTATTTCACCTCCAAGGCGGTGAATGCGGCTGGAACAGCATGGGCTGCCGGTTCCCAAAGTTTTGCACCCCCCGCATCCAATGCTCCGCCAACCTCGTTGAATTCAGTGCTCACCTATCGCAATGACAACGCCCGAACGGGGCTCAACACCAATGAAACGACGCTTACATTGGCCAACGTCAACACGAACTCCTTCGGGAAACTTTTCTCCTACGCACTGGACGGTTACATGGCTGCCCAGCCGCTGGTACTGCCCAATGTCGCGATTGCCGGCAAAGGGATCCACAACGTAGTTTTTGCCGTCACAGAGCACGACAGTATTTATGCTTTTGACGCCGATGGCAACGGCGGCACCAACGCCGCTCCACTGTGGCAGGTAAGTTTCATCAACCCGGCGGCGGGAATCACGCCCCTCGATGCGGCCAATGACCTGGCCAGTTGGTGTACGTTCATAGGACCGGAAATCGGCATTACCGGCACGCCGGTAATTGATCCTGCCACCGGGACCATTTACGTGGAAGCCAAGACCAAGGAGGTGTCAAACAACGCGACAAATTTCGTACACCGGTTACATGCGCTGGATGTAACGAGCGGCGCTGAAAAATTTGGGCGGTCCGATGATCATCGAGGCTAG
- a CDS encoding chitobiase/beta-hexosaminidase C-terminal domain-containing protein, translating into MIIEASVPGNGDGNDGQGNVPFMQAKELNRPGLLLLNGTVYIAFGSHCDFTPYHGWVLGYDEYTLAQNGVYNTTPNGFDGAIWQAGDAPAADAAGNLYFETGNGTFDVVNNNYGDCVVKLSSTNGLSLADYFAPYNQAYLDDQDLDLGSAGLMLLPDSAGSAAHRHLLVAGSKTGTIYLIDRDNMGHFNASGDTQIVQSLPNAAGGMWSTPAYFNGMFYYGSAGDRIKAFAVANGSINPTIVGQTAAALGYPGVSPSISANGTNNAIAWALDTSGFPDNPAVLHAYNATNLAQELYNTSQNPDRDTAGKAVKFVVPTIVNGKVYVATADSLSIYGSSVFVSAPVIAPNGGTFTNAVTVTLSNTAPGATLYYTLDGTAPTSNSLPYIGSFVLTNSLAVKAVAVISNGVSAVITASFINSSAVGNGAGLQGEYFSNHSSTNAFAGSPTLVRTDPTINFDWNTGSPDPLISTDQFTVRWTGMVQPQFNETYTFYTRTDDGVRLWINNQLLIDKWVGQSPTEWSGSISLAAQQKYNVRMEFFEGAVTVVAQLSWSSPSTAKAIIPQTQLYPVTNPPPAISLIVPTNGSSFTASASVTLSAVATSPYNAIAAVNFYNNGIQLGSVSNSPYTITATGLAAGAYTLTAVATDTTGLATTSAPVSVTVTTGTGQPYGLTTRATVTPFLNLPTTFNGSIPPALSQTGVFTNTTTMNPANGLVPYNVNVPLWSDGAVKTRWMAVPNSGAPYTPTQQIGFAPTGEWTFPAGTVFVKHFDLITDETNPSVKRRLETRLLVRDINGTVYGVSYKWRADNSDADLLTTSLSENILVTTSTGIRTQTWYYPSPQDCLTCHTPSANYVLGVKTRQLNGNFSYPASGVTDNQLRTLNRLGLFNPAIDESGINSYTKLAATTNQAVPLEDRARSYLDANCAQCHRPGGSGITFDARYDTPLTNQNIINVVPVKGTLGYDNARLIVPRDIWRSVIHGRMNSTDSTIKMPPLARNLVDTNSVQLIAAWINSLPGTPALQPPTLTPAGGTFFNSATIQLQHPDPNAALRYTLDSTLPTTNSQLYSGPFQLTNSAMVTASAFETGFNNSVAINALFTIQPALFFTSTGYFTNGAFQLQLSGQVGKTYIFQGTSDFTNWISLGTNAGPSSLIQLADPNATNFPYRFYRAVEKP; encoded by the coding sequence ATGATCATCGAGGCTAGTGTCCCGGGCAACGGCGATGGGAATGACGGTCAAGGTAACGTGCCGTTCATGCAAGCAAAAGAATTGAACCGTCCCGGACTGCTCCTGCTTAATGGAACAGTTTATATTGCCTTCGGCTCACACTGTGATTTTACCCCGTATCACGGCTGGGTGCTGGGCTACGACGAATATACGCTGGCACAAAATGGAGTTTATAACACGACGCCGAATGGCTTTGATGGGGCAATCTGGCAGGCTGGTGATGCTCCCGCAGCCGATGCCGCCGGCAATCTTTATTTCGAAACCGGCAATGGCACGTTCGATGTCGTCAACAACAACTATGGCGATTGTGTCGTCAAGCTCTCCAGTACCAATGGCCTTTCGCTCGCGGATTATTTTGCGCCCTACAACCAGGCGTATTTGGATGATCAAGATCTGGACCTCGGTTCGGCGGGGCTGATGTTGTTGCCTGACTCGGCGGGCAGCGCGGCGCATCGGCATTTGCTGGTGGCCGGCAGTAAGACCGGCACGATTTACCTGATTGATCGGGATAATATGGGACACTTCAACGCATCAGGTGACACCCAGATTGTGCAGTCACTCCCTAACGCCGCAGGTGGTATGTGGAGTACGCCCGCCTATTTCAATGGGATGTTTTATTATGGTAGCGCAGGCGACCGGATTAAGGCATTCGCTGTCGCCAACGGGTCCATTAACCCAACTATCGTGGGGCAGACTGCCGCCGCCCTGGGTTATCCCGGCGTTTCGCCCAGTATTTCAGCCAATGGAACCAACAACGCAATTGCTTGGGCACTCGATACTTCCGGATTCCCCGATAATCCTGCGGTTCTCCATGCTTACAATGCGACGAATCTGGCGCAGGAACTTTACAATACCAGCCAAAATCCGGACCGCGATACCGCGGGCAAGGCGGTGAAATTCGTTGTGCCAACAATTGTTAATGGCAAGGTCTACGTCGCCACGGCGGATTCATTGTCGATCTATGGCAGCAGCGTTTTTGTGAGCGCTCCCGTCATTGCTCCCAATGGCGGCACTTTCACCAACGCAGTGACCGTCACTCTTTCGAATACTGCACCCGGAGCAACGCTCTACTACACGCTGGACGGTACCGCACCAACCAGCAACTCACTCCCATATATTGGCTCATTTGTACTTACCAACAGTTTGGCGGTTAAAGCTGTGGCCGTGATATCAAATGGAGTAAGTGCGGTAATCACCGCCAGTTTTATCAATAGTTCTGCTGTCGGCAATGGCGCTGGCCTGCAAGGGGAATACTTTTCGAACCATTCCAGCACAAATGCATTTGCCGGATCACCCACCCTGGTCCGCACCGATCCAACTATCAATTTCGATTGGAACACTGGTTCGCCCGACCCGCTGATCAGTACCGATCAGTTCACAGTTCGCTGGACGGGCATGGTGCAGCCTCAATTCAATGAAACTTATACCTTTTATACGAGGACGGACGATGGCGTGCGGCTTTGGATAAACAACCAATTGCTGATCGACAAATGGGTGGGACAGTCGCCGACGGAATGGAGCGGCTCGATCTCGCTGGCTGCGCAACAGAAATACAACGTCAGGATGGAATTTTTTGAAGGTGCAGTGACCGTAGTGGCACAACTTTCCTGGAGCAGTCCTTCCACGGCCAAGGCCATCATCCCACAAACCCAGCTTTACCCTGTCACCAATCCGCCACCGGCTATTTCCTTAATCGTTCCAACCAACGGCTCCTCGTTTACGGCCAGTGCGAGCGTCACGCTGAGTGCAGTTGCCACAAGTCCCTACAACGCGATTGCTGCAGTAAATTTTTATAACAATGGAATTCAGCTCGGCAGTGTGAGTAATAGTCCTTATACCATCACCGCGACCGGCCTGGCGGCGGGTGCTTACACGCTTACAGCAGTTGCGACCGACACGACGGGTCTGGCCACCACTTCCGCCCCGGTCTCTGTTACCGTGACCACCGGCACAGGACAACCTTACGGCTTAACCACTCGCGCAACAGTCACACCGTTCCTCAACTTGCCAACCACATTTAATGGTTCAATACCGCCAGCACTTTCACAAACAGGCGTCTTTACCAATACCACCACCATGAATCCTGCCAATGGACTCGTGCCTTACAATGTCAATGTTCCATTGTGGTCCGACGGCGCGGTGAAAACCCGTTGGATGGCGGTGCCCAATAGCGGCGCACCTTATACTCCAACCCAACAAATCGGTTTTGCTCCCACTGGCGAATGGACTTTCCCGGCCGGCACGGTGTTCGTCAAACACTTCGACCTAATCACCGATGAAACGAACCCAAGCGTCAAACGCCGCCTTGAAACCCGCCTCCTTGTGCGCGACATCAACGGCACTGTTTATGGTGTTAGCTACAAATGGCGGGCTGATAACAGCGACGCGGACCTCCTTACCACCAGCCTAAGTGAAAACATCCTCGTCACCACTTCCACCGGTATCAGGACACAAACCTGGTATTATCCCAGTCCACAGGATTGCCTGACCTGTCACACCCCGAGTGCCAATTACGTGCTGGGCGTCAAGACGCGGCAGCTAAATGGGAACTTCAGTTATCCTGCTTCTGGTGTGACGGACAATCAACTCCGCACGCTTAATCGGTTGGGACTTTTCAATCCCGCCATCGACGAGTCTGGCATCAACAGCTACACGAAGCTCGCAGCCACCACCAACCAGGCCGTCCCACTGGAGGATCGCGCCCGCTCGTATCTCGATGCCAACTGCGCCCAGTGTCATCGCCCCGGCGGCAGCGGCATCACGTTCGACGCACGTTACGACACGCCGTTGACCAATCAAAACATTATCAATGTGGTACCCGTTAAAGGCACGTTGGGCTATGACAATGCCCGACTCATCGTGCCACGGGACATCTGGCGCTCGGTGATTCATGGCCGGATGAACAGCACCGACTCAACCATCAAAATGCCGCCATTGGCACGTAATCTTGTTGATACCAACTCCGTCCAATTAATCGCCGCCTGGATTAACAGCCTGCCCGGAACGCCAGCACTCCAGCCACCCACCCTGACCCCTGCGGGCGGCACATTCTTCAATTCGGCAACCATCCAGTTGCAACATCCTGATCCGAATGCGGCGCTTCGCTATACGCTGGACAGCACGCTGCCCACCACGAATTCACAGCTCTATTCGGGACCGTTCCAGCTCACCAACAGCGCCATGGTCACTGCGAGCGCATTCGAAACTGGCTTCAATAACAGCGTCGCGATCAACGCGCTGTTTACAATTCAACCTGCATTGTTTTTCACTTCGACGGGTTACTTCACTAATGGCGCATTCCAATTGCAATTATCAGGCCAGGTCGGAAAGACCTACATCTTCCAGGGAACCAGCGATTTTACCAATTGGATTTCGCTTGGCACGAACGCGGGGCCTTCCAGTCTGATCCAGCTTGCAGACCCGAACGCAACGAATTTCCCTTATCGCTTCTACCGCGCCGTCGAAAAACCTTGA